Within the Nitrospirota bacterium genome, the region TTCGAATTCATCCATTGGAAGTCTTTCAAGCCTCGGACCTGTCATCACGTCTGTGTCATCGGAGATGATTCCGATCTTCCTCCCTATAGCCCTTGCAGTTATAGGGTGATCTCCTGTTATCATTACAGGTTTAATTCCTGCGGATTTGCATATTACAACAGCATCCTTTGCCTCAACCCGAGGCGGGTCCATAATACCTGCAAATGCGAGAATGGTGAGATTACATTCCATACTGTCAGGCGTTATGTCTTGAGGAAGCGCATCCCATTCCCTTATGCCGATGGCAAGCACCCTCAGCCCGTCAGCGGCCATCCTTTCACTTACCCGTATCAACTCTTCTTTATCAATATCCTTTAGGCCTGAAGACGTCAGGATATTCTTTGCCTTATCAATAATGACCTCTACCCCGCCTTTGGTAAAGGAAACAAAGCCATGAGATGACCCCATCCGCACCCTGCCCCTCCCACATTTATTGTCGGGGAGGGAAATTTCCTCTCCCTCAGGGAGAGGATTAAGGTGAGGGTGGGTTATCCTGTGAACCGTCGTCATGCACTTCCTGTCCGAATCAAATGGAATCTCTGCTGTGCGTGGATAATATTTTTGAAGCTCAGTCTTTTTAAATCCTGCATTCTCTGCAGCGGAAAAAAGTGCTGTCTCTGTCGGGTCACCTGTAGTCTTCCCATTACTATCTACGGCCGCATCATTACTTAATGCCATCGCTGTCAATAGAAGATGGAGGGGCCCACCTTCCCCCTGCCCCCCTCCCGTCAAGGGAGGGGGATTTTTTGAATTTGTAAATTCCGCACTGGATAATACTTCCCCGTCTACATAAATCTCTTCAACCGACATCCTGTTCATTGTTAGGGTACCTGTCTTATCAGTACAGATATATGTCACTGAACCGAGTGCCTCTACAGCAGGAAGTTTTCTTATTAGTACGTTCTGTTTAACCAGCTTCATGGCGCCTAATGAAAGTGAAATTGTCACTACTGCCGGAAGCGCCTCGGGAATGGCCGCTACTGCAAGGCTTATTGATGTAAGAAACATCAGGATAGCAGATTCGCCTCTCAGGATACCGACTAAAAATACTATTGCACATATAGCAATTGCTGTAATACCCAGAAGCTGCCCGACCTTCTCAAGTCGTTTTTGTAAAGGTGTTTTTACTTCCTCTTCCTCCTGAAGCATAGTTGCGATTCGCCCAAGCTCTGTCTCCATTCCGGTAGAGACAACAACACCTTTTGCACGGCCGTAACTAACCGTAGTCCCCTTGTAAGCCATGTTTCTTCTGTCTCCGAGCGGGATCATATCTTCATGTAGTTCTGATGTAGTCTTTTCAACCGGATGGGATTCTCCTGTTAATGCAGCCTCCTCTGTCTTTAGGTGGAAACTCTCCATAATCCTGATGTCAGCCGGAACTATCATACCGGCCTCTAACATTACTATGTCGCCTTTCACAATATCAGGGGAGGGAATGGGTGTTTGCATACCCTCCCTTATAACTACTGCAGTCGGAGAGGCCATGAGCTTCAATGCCTCCATCGCCTTTTCTGCCCTGTATTCCTGAATAAAACCTATTATGGCATTGATGATAACTATCACCATGATGGCAATAGTGTCCGCTGTTTCTCCGATAATTCCTGAGACAACAGCCGCAGCAATCAGGATAATGATCATGAAGTTTTTAAACTGATCAATAAACATCCCGACAGGCCCCTTCTTTTCCGCAGCCTTGAGTTCATTGGGACCGTTTTCAATAAGACGCCTCTTTGCCTCTTCCTGAGAAAGCCCTTCAGGATTAGAATCTAAAACCCGTAACACCTCTTCAATTGATTGCCGGTAAAATTTTTTCATATATGAGAAATTGTTACACTATGCTATTAAAAAAACAAGGTCTTCGATATGGGAAAAGCTATATGCGGTCCCGACTGCTTTTATCGGGGATAAAGACATTCAGAGATGAGAGTGAAGTAACACTAACCCGTGAACTCATACTGCAGAATAGAAAGTGCGACTATCGGGGCTGTTTCAGTCCTGAGGATTAACTCTCCAAGTGATACCGGGATAAAGCCTGAGGATACTGCGAGTTCAACTTCTTTATCTGAGAACCCGCCTTCCGGGCCAACGAGGATAGTTACACTCTTTACTTCCCCGGCATTTCTTAAAACATCTTTTATTCTCTTTATTTTTTCACCTTCCCATAACAGAAGGTTCAGATCACATTTTGCATAAGAGGAGAGAAAATCACGGAGGATGGCAGGTTGGGAAATATCCGGTATGTCGCGGCGGCCAGACTGTTGGGCCGCCTCAAGGGCTATCCTCTCCCAGCGAAGGTGTTTACCTTCACCGCGTTCCTTCTCAAGTTTTACTACAGACCGTTCAGATACTACCGGCGTAATCGTGGTAACACCAAGCTCTGTTGATTTCTGAATGATAAAATCAAACTTAGGCCCTTTTGGGAGTGACTGGACTAAATTAATATGTAACGATGTCCTTTTATCATGCTCCTCCTTACTAATAATCTCTCCGGTAAGAAGCTCCCTGCGCAGTACTGAAACTTTGATTGTGTATCCGGTTCCCTCTTCATCCACACAGGAAATTTGCTCCCCTGTTTTTATGCGGAGTG harbors:
- a CDS encoding cation-translocating P-type ATPase, whose protein sequence is MKKFYRQSIEEVLRVLDSNPEGLSQEEAKRRLIENGPNELKAAEKKGPVGMFIDQFKNFMIIILIAAAVVSGIIGETADTIAIMVIVIINAIIGFIQEYRAEKAMEALKLMASPTAVVIREGMQTPIPSPDIVKGDIVMLEAGMIVPADIRIMESFHLKTEEAALTGESHPVEKTTSELHEDMIPLGDRRNMAYKGTTVSYGRAKGVVVSTGMETELGRIATMLQEEEEVKTPLQKRLEKVGQLLGITAIAICAIVFLVGILRGESAILMFLTSISLAVAAIPEALPAVVTISLSLGAMKLVKQNVLIRKLPAVEALGSVTYICTDKTGTLTMNRMSVEEIYVDGEVLSSAEFTNSKNPPPLTGGGQGEGGPLHLLLTAMALSNDAAVDSNGKTTGDPTETALFSAAENAGFKKTELQKYYPRTAEIPFDSDRKCMTTVHRITHPHLNPLPEGEEISLPDNKCGRGRVRMGSSHGFVSFTKGGVEVIIDKAKNILTSSGLKDIDKEELIRVSERMAADGLRVLAIGIREWDALPQDITPDSMECNLTILAFAGIMDPPRVEAKDAVVICKSAGIKPVMITGDHPITARAIGRKIGIISDDTDVMTGPRLERLPMDEFENKIEDISVYARVAPEQKLKIVKGLQDKGEFVAMTGDGVNDAPALKRADIGIAMGITGTDVSKESAHMILLDDNFATIVSAVGEGRRIYDNIRKFFKYMLTSNSAEIWTIFLAPFLGLPIPLLPIHILWINLVTDGAPSLALSTEPAEGDVMKRNPRRPDEGLFSGGMWQHIIWVGLLMGGATLFTQAYAIKTGHGHWQTMVFTVLCLSQFGHVMAIKSENKSLFSGGIFSNKPLLITVILSFLLQLATIYMPILNRVFKTEPLTFSELMFTLVLSSVVFIAVEIEKWVKRRLEVRGKKSEARS
- a CDS encoding 16S rRNA (uracil(1498)-N(3))-methyltransferase yields the protein MPNFFIKKSSIKDNRIELTGDVLHHLRDSLRIKTGEQISCVDEEGTGYTIKVSVLRRELLTGEIISKEEHDKRTSLHINLVQSLPKGPKFDFIIQKSTELGVTTITPVVSERSVVKLEKERGEGKHLRWERIALEAAQQSGRRDIPDISQPAILRDFLSSYAKCDLNLLLWEGEKIKRIKDVLRNAGEVKSVTILVGPEGGFSDKEVELAVSSGFIPVSLGELILRTETAPIVALSILQYEFTG